GGCATCCTCGGCGACTTGTCCTGCGAAGACTCTTCGGCGTTTGGTGGCACCGAGCGTGAGTTCCCTGGCCTAGATTTTTGCCAGAGCACAGGCAACGAGGCGAACGAACTCATCCAAACTTTTGGCAGTTGCACCGCTGAAGCTGCATTCTGCGTTTGTTACGAGTAAACAACAGAGAGGAGAGGAACATGGAATTGGGAGCCTTTTCTATCAGCCTTGCGGTGAGTAATCTCGCTGCTTCGAAAGTGTTTTACGAGAAGTTTGGATTTGAGGTTGTCGGCGGAGATGCGTCTCAAAACTGGCTGATCATGCGAAATGGTGCCCATACGATCGGCCTCTTTCAGGGCATGTTCGAAGGTAATATCCTTACGTTTAACCCTGGTTGGGACGAGAATGCGCAGCCATTGGAAAGCTTCACAGATGTTCGAGAGTTGCAGCGTCAGTTGAGAGAGCAGGGGGTCGAGTTCGTCTCCGAAGCTGACGAGACGTCGTCGGGACCCGCGAGCTTTACCGTGCTTGACCCCGATGGGAATGCGATCCTTGTTGACCAGCATGTCTGATTCACGCGTTTCTCTTGCTCAAGCATGAATCCAGGAATCTAAGCGTGGCTGCTTCCGCATCCGGATGGTTCATGATCGTAGTGTGAATCTCGTTGACAGCCAGATGTTCTTCCATGGAACCGAGCTTGGTTTCCGCCACCATCACAACCCCATCATCTTCGCCATCTAGTAGCGGGTTTAAGCCGCCCCCCTGGCGAGGCGCGCCGGCGATGACCATCACAGGTACTCGAGGCTCAGGGTAGGGCACGCCTTCGGCAATCTGGACCCCGGAAGGGCCAACAACGGCACTGAAGAGCAATGGCATGCCTTCTTTGATCCTTCGGGCTAAGGCAGCACCCTGATTTGGCGGTGCGATCATAACAACACGGCCAGGGGTCAGATGCTTAGGCCAATCGGGACTTGAAAGCACTCCTCTTGCGACGATGCCGCCAAGCGAGTGAGTGACGAAGCTCACGCGCCGCGCTCCTTCCAGATTCTCCAGTACTTCCAAGACTTGGGAAACGTGCGCGTCGAGAGAGCGCCGGGTGCTCGGGTAGTCGAGTTGGATGGTGCAATGCCCGTCCTTTTGAAGCGCAAGACTTAGCTTGTTGAGCGACTTTCGGTCTCTGCCGAGTCCGTGGAGCAAAACGACCACATCCGCCGGAGTTTGCTCAACCTCTTGGGCCGCGAGTTGGCTTGTGCAGCTCTCGAAGGTCCCGAAGAGGTGTCTCCGATTGGCCGAATCCAGCAGTCGGCAATGCCCACTCACCACATTCTCCTGCACTCGCCAGCCTCCCTTGTAGCGCCGGTCAGCCCAAAATTGCGTTCCACCCAAGGTGGGGACTTTCAACGTAGTCATTCTATCCTCCGTCCTAATAGAGAGTCGAAGTTCCAATCAGGATCCCAATCGGCGTGATCCACGGCATGATCATCGGGACGATGAAGTACTTCCATTGAGCCTCGATGGCCGTAAGCACAATAGACGTAAGTGTGGCTGCGATTCCCATCGGGACAACGCCGATGAGTGAGGGCATCGCGAAGACCATGTAGTGCTCAAATTCGTGGCCGCTGAAAGCTCCTTGTCCCATGCCGTATGTGATGGAGATGATCCCAACGATCGCGATGGAGACCACGCTGAAGAAGGCGACGAGACCGGTAAGTAGGGATTTTCCAAGTGTGTTGAGTATCATCTGCATTCTCCATGTTCGCATCATCAAAGTCTGCAAATAGACATACTCAACATCCGTGCCATCTCTCCCGATGGCGTGCTTACTGGACTTCCGCGATGGGGTGTCTTTGACGTCCTCGGCTGCAACTTGGTTCGAGGACTAAAAATGAACGATTGATGTGCGCTAGATGTACAAGCGGGCTCTGTCCGCTTGGGACGGACGTCGCCCAAGTTACTTGAGGGCAGCCTGCAATTCACCACTCTCAGCCAGCGCCTTCAGATCTGAGGCTCCACCGATAAGTTGACCTTTCACGAAGACCATGGGGAAGGTCGGCCAGCCTGCCCAGATCTTCAGGGCTAGCCGCGGATACCATTGGGAGGTGTACGAGCCGTACTCTAGATATTTGTAAGGGATTTGGAGCCCATCCAGAAGTTTTTTGGCCTGCTTAGGGTGTGGATTGAGAGCCATCCCGACAACCACCACATCGTTCTCAGCGACAGCCTTTGCTGCCTCCGAAACGATGTCTGAATGCCATGCCGACATTTTCTGGCGAACCACATCATGCTTTTTAGATTCTTCGAGCCGTTCCATTTTGACCTCCGTGTGTCTTCCACCCTGAGATGTTGCCCGAGACCCCAAGATTCTATTGTGTCGATTGGATTAGACTATTACCTGTCCACGCGTATGCATTGGAGGTTAATCATTGATGCGCATGGCGTGTCGACCTAAACTCAGTGCTTCTCTTCGACGTGGAGTGTCAATGAAGACCTTGTTCGCGGTTATCCTCAGCTCTCTTTTTGCCATGAATGCGACGGCGCAAGTCGCTGACCGGCACACTGCGGCCAAACTGCTGCCCCCCGGTGACTACCTCTGTGGTTTGGGCTCGTACAAACTGAGGGATTGCACGATCGAGAAAGCCGGGGATGGCGTCGAACTTATCATCCCAGATGGGATTGGCCACTCCATTGCGATGCGCGCACAACTCCTGCCGTCGGACGATAAGAACCAACTCACACTCTTGGGTACCCTCACGAATCCTGCACGGCTCTGCACCACATGCCCCGAAGGCGCACCTGATTCGTCAGAATGCATTGGCACTCCCCAAGACCGTCTAGCCTGCACGTCTCAGCCTTTGGTGGCGCGCCTTAAGGTATCCAACGGCGTGGCACGGGGTCAGCTCATGTACTATATCCTTCGTCCTAGCTATGATTTCGGTGCTACAACAAAGTACATCGGCTATTTTAAGCTTGGAAATATGGAGACTCTGACGATTAAACCTAAATCTAAGTCGGGTCGCTGATTGCACTGAAGGAGTGAGATTATGGCGTTGAATGTATTGGGCGGTCCGTTGAAGGATTGTAGTCACGACCCAAAAACAGGGTTCTATCGAGATGGTTGCTGCAATACCGGCCCAGAAGATCGAGGGCTCCACATTATTTGCGTCCGAGTGACCGATGAGTTCTTGACGTTTTCCAAGGCGAGGGGAAACGACCTCAGCACGCCGCGTCCGGAGTTTAGCTTTCCGGGCCTCAAGGACGGCGACCAATGGTGCCTCTGCGGGTTGCGTTGGAAGGAGGCCCTGAACGCCGAAGTGGCGCCTCCGGTGCTTCTGGAGGCCACCCACGAGAAGATGTTGGAGATTGTGACCATGGAAGATTTGCTGGCTCATGCGCATGCCGATGTGTGGTGCTGAGGATGGGCATCATGCGCCTTAGCTCTCTCGTCTTTTGGATTGCATTGCTCTGGGGGCTTCCGGCATTCGCAGAGGTTGAAGAAGTTCGAGTGAACAAGAATTTGCTTGAACGCATAGATTCGGCATCTAGCGTCACAGATTGGCAGATTATCCACGAAAAAGACGCGAGATTGGTTGGCCCGATTAAGTTTGGGGGATCCGACTACTACGCCAACGAAATCTGGTTGATTCGGTTTGATCCCGCTAGCGGTGTCATCCACGAACGAATTCCGATGCCCGCCCCAATTACCTCGTTGGAGGCGAATGCAGACGGCATTCAGATGGAGATTGAGGATGGAGAAAAACCGTTCAAAATGCTCTATCGTCCAGGTCAGATGGCGCCTCAGGAGGCATGGAATCATAAGAGCATTTCCGCACACGTTCGGGACGCAAGAGGCCTGCATCCGGCACTCGCCGCAAAACCAGGGCAGAAGCTATCCGATGAAGAACATCGTGCCGCGATAGCCGCGATCGAAAGTCGCCAAGCCCAAGAACCAAACTCGCCATTCTACCCTTTCTTCATTGCCGAACAGCTTCTTCGGCTAGAAAGGTCGAACGAAGCGAATGACTATTTCCAAAAGGCTGTGAAACTCGACGGGAATCATTGGACGACCGACCTCCAATTGACGGGTCTGCTCGATGGTGTGCGCCAGCATGACTTGGCCGATACAGTTTTCGAACGAGCGCTGGTGAAAATTGAACGCCAGCATCCTGTAGTTCGGTCCTCCCTCTCCGTGCCCTACTACCTGACAATCTTGGGAGTGTGGAGTTTTACAGAAGTCGAGGCGTTTGTGAGGGATAGTGAGGTTGACTCGGTTCACCGCACCATGACGCGCACTCTGACACTCTTTCCGCAGATAGAACGATCCGACGTGGTGTCTCAATCTTTAGCAACTTGGTTTGAAGAACATGGACGCGAGGATCTCGCGGAGATTTGGTGGGGACGGGTTGAAAGAGATTCGTCATGGGACCTAACATACGGGGCTGCTCGTCGCTTCGACCGCGTCTACGTCACGGGAATAGGAATGGGCCTTGCCCTCGTGTGGATGGCCTTTTTGATTGGCATGAGGTCCAGACAACCTAAATCCGGAGCCAGAATCTGGGTGCCGCGAGCACACGGGTTGGATCTTTTGGCGATTTTTCTCTCGATCCTCTTGTCGGCATGGGCACTTTGGTACTCCAACGTTCAGGTCGAGATTCTCGGGTATCACACCGATTTCCCCTTTACGATGCAACACCAATCTTGGGGTGCAGCACCTGTAATCGAACATTTAGAAGGTCTTGCGCCAACAGAGTCGCAACAAGGCCTCATGAATCACGCACGACAAATTCGAGACTCCTATGCGTCTGGGGAAGAATTGGTGACCCCAATGGCTCCCATGAGGGATTGGCGAATCGTTGTCGGTTCTAATGCGTGGGCGAGGGCGCATCATATCTTGTACGGGATACCCGGGTTGTTCTTCTTTCCAATTCTCTTCTTACACTTAGGGTGGGCTGTGCAAAGACGTTTTCCATCCGTTCAAGGATGGTTGAGTGTCATGACTCCCGGCTCAGCCCGGTCGCTTAGGCTTGTTGGCCCATTTGTTCTGGGCCTCTTTATCGCTTCGATTCTGCATGTGGCGACACCGCTCGGAGAGCTACTCTCCTCGGATTTTTATCTGACGACGTTGCACCATTTTGGGCTAGGTTCACTTGAACCCACCTACGGTACTGACCGCCCATTTTGGATGGTTGTTGGCGTCGTCTCTCTGGTCGTCCACGCGGCGACTTTTCGAAAAGACACCTAATACAACTCGATGGAGACGGGATAGAGTTCACGGAGCGTTGAGAGCGAGTCGATAAGTCCAACTAAACTCTGCATGGAGACCTGAGGATGAACTTTTATCGAATAGGCATCTGTCTCTGAAAGAATTTCGGCTACCTGGCTGAAATCCTTGGGTTCGTCGCATGCCTGCGAATAGCAGTCCGTTGACTGGCATTCCAAGATTTTGGTGGCTTCCATGTCTTTCGTCTGAATCTCAACACGATTCGGCAAGAGGGCTACAAGTGCGGGATCGTGAGATTCATCCTCGAGGGGCGAAGGAAGTCTAAAGACGCCATTTCCTTTTGGCGATGCAACGACCAATTCCATGACCATCCCGCTCTGACCAAGCATGTCTTGAAAGCCGTTGAAGCGGTCGAATTCCGTGCATTGATCGGCAGCAATTCCGACGCGAATCTCATAGCTTCCGTTCAAAAGTTTACGCTCCCGTTTGGCCCTTTCCATGGCCATCTCAAGAGCGGCATTCAGAGCATCAGAGTCCATGTCTGGAGTGTCTTCCTCAGTGAGCAGAGCATTGAAACGGTCGAACCCTACTTTTTCCTTTCCTATGATCATCATGAATTGGGGTTCTTCAACTCGTGGTGTTTTCGTAACTTCAGGCAGCTTAAACTCCCACGGATTCAAGGGGTCAGCCTGTCGAAACTCTTCCTCGTAGTCGCCAGTAGCAATGTATATGCTGCCAGAGACCGCGAGAAGGCTTCCAAGTGCAATCACCCCCGAGTTCAAGAGACTTCCCCGCTGATAGACGCCCCAGAGCACCAGTACGCCAAACGCAAGCAAGGCCCCAGCCAGCAAAAAGAGGTTTAGCGACCCGAACATCTCTTCCGAAAACTTCAGCAGCACTTTGGCCAATGAGACCAGTAGAGACGCCAACGACATGATCGTGATGGTGGCGTACATCCAAAGCGTTCGAGACTCTTCGGTGTAGCGATTGCGCCTTCGGCTTCGTCTTTTGCGCCGAAAATTGTCGGACGATGTGATGTACTTCAGGATCGACATGATCGAATTCTTTTTTGGGTTTGTATGTTGGTAGCATAGGATCTGCTCTTGGCGTATACTCCAGCCACTTGTTTTGAGTTCTGGAGGAGCTAGTGTTGCATCTAATTGTTAATGGTGGGCCGTGGGCATTTATCATTCTCGGCCTCACCGGCCTTTCGTTGTTCTTCTCTCTGGCGGCTCTTGTCGTGTCAGTTTGGAAGGGCAAGATGCCACCGTTAATAGGCTGGGTGAGTTTCCCAGCTATGATTCTGCTTGTAGGGCATGTTGGTACGTGGGTGGCTTCAGGTAGTTTGGCCGGAGCGGAACATCAAAGGCAATTCGCCGAGGTTACGGCTCACACTCTGAATCTTGAGCTCTTGACGACTCTCTGCGCATGGTTCTCTTGTTTTGCAGGGGCGACAGTCGTCTCGTTCTCAGGACTTGTTGGCAGCGTTTCCTCCAGCGCCGGACGCAAGCCCACACCTATCGCCGCCGTGCTCAGCTTCGTGTTGGGTGGGTTGGTGATAGGAGCCATTGGACTCACTTCAATGGGGCTCGGCGGAACCGTGGTGATACTACTCAACGTGGTCTTGATTTGGGCAGTCGCGGTCTGTGTCGGGGTCAATCTGCTAAAGGAAGTTGAAGGTTCGCGCCATGCTCAGCGTCGCTTCCATGTGGCTGTCCTGGTCGGTTTCGGCATGTGTACGTTCGCCGTGTTTGCTCCCGTAATCAATCAGCTCGAAATGTTCGAAGCCCTTGAAAAGGCTTATGTTCATAAGCGTGTGGCGCTAATGGTCTTTGGTCTCGAGCTGGCGGAACTCGACCGGAACGTTGCGATCAAAGGAGCTGCCGGAAGTCTACTTTTCGGTTTCCTGCCTGCGGTGCTCTACGTTCGTGAACTCTTCGAGCGACGAGCTGCGATTGATATTTTGAGCGCAGTTTTTGTGGCCCTGTTTGCAATGCTAGGAGTTCTTGGCTTGGATAGCCTTGCTGAGGCACGACACGAAGCTGCAGTTCCAAGCAATTCGCTGACATTGCGGCACGCGATTCCATCCGTTGGATTGGATGATCTTGAGCTTCCGGAAGAGATCCAGCCTCATCTTTTGAACCCTGCCGATTCCGGCGATTGCCTGATTACCCATCGGGATGCGGAGTGGATCTTAGCGTCGTCATTTCCTTCACGGGACGCTTGCGCGGTGGGTTCGTGTCAGTCTGGTTCTCTCAAAGAATTGTGTCCCGAAATCGAGCAGCCACTGCTATTGATCCCGAGCTCCTTCTCGGTCGGAGAACTTGCTCGAGAAGAGTGGTTGGACGGGCGCAAAATCGTGTTGGGCTTGAACCAACATTTGGAGGAGGAGCCTTCAAGCATCCCAAGTCGTTTTTTGCACTTCGTACCCAAGGCCTCAGGAATTGAAATGAGTTTTCGACGCGGAGAGCCAAGGTCCGAGACAGGCGTTGTCCCTGCTGAAGGCTCGACGATCAAGGAGCTTGTGGAAGCTTGCTTGATTTCTGCGAACAAGACACGGCCAGAAGCTCAGCCTTTGAGCTGTGAAGTTTGGCTGCCCTGATTGCTCGACAGGTCGAGAAAGATGTTTCTTGACTCGCCGTTTGTGGCGAGCGAGTCATTACGTAAACCTATGACTCGAGGGGACATTGATGTCGATGTTTCTACGATTGGAAATTCTGCCACTCACCATTTCAAGACAATCCTGGGCTGAGCTCTGGGATACGACTTCAAAGGTTCTCAACGAGTGGAACCTGCGGTTGATTCGACTCGGCCATCGAGTCCTTGCAGACGTTGCTGTGTCTGTTCTGACGTCGCCCGATGACGGAGAGCCGGGCTACTGGGAAGTCATAGGTGATCAGAAGTCACTCCATTGTGCCGGTAGTTTTGGGATGTCCCGCGACCTAGTCCGCTATCAAAGGAGAGCGCGAAACAAGGAGGAGCGGTTGTTTCCAAATGAGTCTTCAGGAAATGACCCATTTGTAGCGACGGTATTTGAGAATAACTACATGGGCAGACCATACGCCTTGTTTTTGATTGCCGTCGGTATGCTCGTTGAAGACGCCATGGGCGAAAATGCCGTGCTTTCTGGTGAGTTTGACTGGGATGATGTGCTGAAAGCCCAGACGCAATTGCGTCGAATTTTGGGTCGAGAGTTTGCTCCGCCCCACGTCACCTCCCATGAGTGGGTTAGACGCAGGGTCCAAGATCAAGAAGTTGAACATGTTCACGTTCCTCGTAAGTCCGCGGAGCACCAACTAAGCGATGAGCTCTATGAGAAATGGTTTGGGGGTAGGCCAGTTGATCGAGAGTTTTCTAAGGACCTAGTCGAATATGCAAGTCAAACAGCGAAGTTGGCCGAACAACTTGAGTGCGATCGAACACAACTGCTTCGATTGCTCGCGGAAAACCTGCTGAAAAATCAGTACATTGTACGTGCGGAAACTCTTGACCAATCGATCCTGCGCTTGGACGAAGGAGAACTCCGGTGGTTGGTTTCCTTCACCCGTCAGCCGAGTGGGTGCATCAGCTTGAGAGGCCGAATCGAAGAGTTTATCGAGGACACCGAGGCTCGGCGCAGGTTGAAAGCTGCGTCAGTAGAACTTGGCAGCTGAGATACTTCTCAAATGAGTGACAACGCCCGGTTGATGAGTTTTGTCCGTTCTCTATAGGTCAAAGATTCTTGAGGAGGCCCACGTTTCGCAGACTCATTAGCAACGGCTCCAATCTTCCACATAG
This Microvenator marinus DNA region includes the following protein-coding sequences:
- a CDS encoding VOC family protein; protein product: MELGAFSISLAVSNLAASKVFYEKFGFEVVGGDASQNWLIMRNGAHTIGLFQGMFEGNILTFNPGWDENAQPLESFTDVRELQRQLREQGVEFVSEADETSSGPASFTVLDPDGNAILVDQHV
- a CDS encoding alpha/beta hydrolase, with product MTTLKVPTLGGTQFWADRRYKGGWRVQENVVSGHCRLLDSANRRHLFGTFESCTSQLAAQEVEQTPADVVVLLHGLGRDRKSLNKLSLALQKDGHCTIQLDYPSTRRSLDAHVSQVLEVLENLEGARRVSFVTHSLGGIVARGVLSSPDWPKHLTPGRVVMIAPPNQGAALARRIKEGMPLLFSAVVGPSGVQIAEGVPYPEPRVPVMVIAGAPRQGGGLNPLLDGEDDGVVMVAETKLGSMEEHLAVNEIHTTIMNHPDAEAATLRFLDSCLSKRNA
- a CDS encoding glutaredoxin domain-containing protein; its protein translation is MERLEESKKHDVVRQKMSAWHSDIVSEAAKAVAENDVVVVGMALNPHPKQAKKLLDGLQIPYKYLEYGSYTSQWYPRLALKIWAGWPTFPMVFVKGQLIGGASDLKALAESGELQAALK
- a CDS encoding DUF2237 family protein, yielding MALNVLGGPLKDCSHDPKTGFYRDGCCNTGPEDRGLHIICVRVTDEFLTFSKARGNDLSTPRPEFSFPGLKDGDQWCLCGLRWKEALNAEVAPPVLLEATHEKMLEIVTMEDLLAHAHADVWC
- a CDS encoding tetratricopeptide repeat protein, producing the protein MRLSSLVFWIALLWGLPAFAEVEEVRVNKNLLERIDSASSVTDWQIIHEKDARLVGPIKFGGSDYYANEIWLIRFDPASGVIHERIPMPAPITSLEANADGIQMEIEDGEKPFKMLYRPGQMAPQEAWNHKSISAHVRDARGLHPALAAKPGQKLSDEEHRAAIAAIESRQAQEPNSPFYPFFIAEQLLRLERSNEANDYFQKAVKLDGNHWTTDLQLTGLLDGVRQHDLADTVFERALVKIERQHPVVRSSLSVPYYLTILGVWSFTEVEAFVRDSEVDSVHRTMTRTLTLFPQIERSDVVSQSLATWFEEHGREDLAEIWWGRVERDSSWDLTYGAARRFDRVYVTGIGMGLALVWMAFLIGMRSRQPKSGARIWVPRAHGLDLLAIFLSILLSAWALWYSNVQVEILGYHTDFPFTMQHQSWGAAPVIEHLEGLAPTESQQGLMNHARQIRDSYASGEELVTPMAPMRDWRIVVGSNAWARAHHILYGIPGLFFFPILFLHLGWAVQRRFPSVQGWLSVMTPGSARSLRLVGPFVLGLFIASILHVATPLGELLSSDFYLTTLHHFGLGSLEPTYGTDRPFWMVVGVVSLVVHAATFRKDT